The genomic stretch TAGGGCAAACTATTTTCTATTCTCACAGACGGTGGTCAGCACACGGGCTCGAGATACCAAGTGTATCTAAGAAACCAACCAGGAAAACACTACGATTTTGAATAGAGATGCCCAAACAATTGCTGGCCTACAACTGCACAAGCGTGTCACATCATTTGTATGCATGAGTGTGAAAGGGGTGGGGTACACAGAAAGAATAATAAGCAATATGGTGACAACACCAACTTTGTGCCCCAAAGACCAAACATTTCCAGCAACCTCCCTACCAGATGTAATGGTAGACAGACACCTCAGAAAACTTTAaatgccagggggtgggggtggaaggatggTTTCCAATCATCTCCCGACTGGGGAGATGCTAACCAGCTGAGAAATGTCACCAGAGTGAACTCTTAACCAGTGAACTCTTAACTGTTCCCGCAATTAGCTCTGACCAAATGGGCGATGTCCCCACCTTTAGCCCTAAGTCTCTATGCCTCCTTATGAAAAACCACCCAAAGAATTGTCAGAATCACGTTCGCAGcagaataaaagggaaatgaaacAAGGAAAGGAAGTTTTGTCAGGCAGCCCTCCAGCCAGTCTCACCTCCCCGCGTCCAGGTCCCGGCCCGCAGAGCCTCCCACGTCTGTCAGGCTCGCAGCAGAAGCAGCCAGGTCTCCAGAAGGCCTCTTGCCGGCCCCATCCCCACCGCCGGAGCCGCCGTTGCAGCTCTTCGTGCGAAAGAGCCGACTGAGGCGGATTTTGAGAGAGCCCTTCCGAGAAGGGCCCGCCAGTGGCCGGAGGGGCCCGGgaggaggcgggggcgggggcggttgCTGCGGCTCCCCTCTACCCAAGCGCCCTGGGGGGACCAAGTCCTGCATCGGGAAGGGCACCGGGGGTAATTCAGGACCCGGGGGCTGCAGCAGAAGCCggccgccccctcctcctccgcGGCCCGGGCTGCTGAGCTCCTCTTCCGAGCAGCTGTTAGTCTCCAGGCTCTCGGCCTCCGACTCCAAGCCCTCCAGGACCAGCAGCGCGTCGCTCGTTTCCGTGGGGTCCTCCCCGGCCTGCGGGGCGGCAGCAGGCGGCTGGGGCTGCGGAGGGGGCGGCTGCGGGGGGCACGGGCACGGGCACGGGCAGCAACCCCCACCGACCGTCTTGACCCCCGGCCCCGCCGGCTGCCCGAGCCCCAGGGCCGCCAACTGCGCCTCCAGTCCAGCCGCCGGGCCCCAGGTCCGCTCAAGCGCCAACCCCGGCGGCAGGGCCTTGGGGTCCAGGGCACAGCGGTGCCGGGGACACAGCAGTTCCGAGGGTCCCGGCTCCGGGGCCGCCTCCGCGTCCTCCTCCTCCGGCGGCCGACCCACGTTGCGGAACACCATCAGCTGCGGCGGCCGGGAGCCCCGCGGGCCGGGCCGCGCGAGGAAGGGTGGCGGCGGGGGGCCATGGCCCGGGGGCGGCGGCGGTGGGCCTGGCTCGGGGGCCGCCTCTCCATAGCCGAGCAGGCGGCTCAGGACGCGGTACGaagcggccgccgccgccgcctcgccATCCCGGAGCTCGGCCCCCTGCAtcggggagagggaaggagggcggGCGGCTGGGAgccgggctggggtggggacTAGGCCGGGCCCCGCCGGAGCCCCGCCCGCCGCGGCCCCCGGAGCGACAGCGCTAACGGCCGCCGCGGCCTCTGCCTCAtagaggggggcggggggcgcgcggAGCCCAGCGCGAGCCCAGGCCGcgcgccgccgccaccgccgagGACCGCCCCCGGATGGCGTCACTTCCGGAAGGCTGTGACCACGCCCCCTCCCTCAGGGCGTGCTCGGGCTGGCCTCCGCGAAGCGTGACGTTGAGTGCAGCCTGGCCCTCTATTGGCCGTGAGCTGCTTCTCGTCTGGCCGTTGGTCCCCTGCCCCGACCCCTGCTTTTCACTTCCCGGGCGCTGAGGCCGAAGGCGCCCCGCCCGCCCTGGTGCAGGGGGAGCGGCCCTGGAAAGCCTGGTTTGGTCCTGGCCAAGAGCGGCTGGCCTTGGGAGTACCTGTGATGTGGTCCCGCCTGTGCCGCTTGCCATGTGTGACCGTGGCCGAGTCATTTCTTCATTGACTATCTCCGCTGGCATCCAGCGAATGTTTGCGGAATGACACATGAATAATGTGTGTTCTAGAGCCAGTGTTGTACTGACCAATGTTGAACAGCCAGCTCTCTGGGGGGAAGAGGgcattgtatgcatatatatatatgtgcataggTTTATCATAAATTTTACTGATGTGAAGGATATATAGCACACAATTTAcgaatgataataatagtatgcAATTGCAAATGCTCTATAACCAACTGATTCTCAGGAATCCTCGCATTGGTTTTGGTCAAACTCTTGTATGGGTAGCCAACCTCTGGTTTCAATTGACCAAGGAATGCAGCATGAATGTTAGCTGATGTTTTCCTCAATGTCAGTGTaagaggaaagtgaaaaaaataaagacggTCTCAACTGTCAATTATGGGAGTGACTTGCTTGCTGAATCAGAAAACGGTTTTCAAATACTGAAAGAATATTGCCTTAATTTTTGTGCTATTCACAATGTGATGGCTATGGCATAACACATTAAATTTAAAGCTGAATTGCTAACTTTTCCTCTCTcgctttcttggggcgcctgggtggctcagtgggttaagtgtctgcctccagctcaagtcatgaccagtgagtcctgggatggagctgcaGTGGGGTAGTGGGGCTTCTTGCTAGGCAGggggtctacttctccctctctctctgcccctcttccccagtcgtgtgctctctctccctctctctccctcaaataaatgaataaaatctttaaaaaatatatttccttattttttgtgCTATTCACAATGTAATGGCTACAGCCATAACACATTAAAACTGAATTACTAACTTTTCCTCCATCACTTTCTTCAATCTAGATAATCGACAAAACAATAAATCAAGGcactgatttgtagcatttgctgacGTCCGTGGTGTAAATGCTGCCACCATGGTTGATTTCAATCTTCAGAACACAGTTACTGAATAAGGAGTCagaaagagggggcgcctgggtggcacagcggttaagcgtctgcctttggctcagggcgtgatcccggcgttatgggatcgagccccacatcgggctcctccgctatgagcctgcttcttcctcgcccactccccctgcttgtgttccctctctcgctggctgtctctatctctgtcgaataaataaataaaatcttaaaaaaaaaaaaaaaggagtcagaaAGAGATGAGCGGTAGCATACCCTTATGTGATAGTTTCATTGTACAGATACAATAACAACCCCAGAAACAAAGGTAAATAATAAGAGTAAAATTATTCGAAAGTGATGAGTTTTGAAActgttttccctttgttttaaaCATCATTTGATTATAACTGTGtgtaatttaattttgaatagtGGCTGTGTTTCACAACTGGCTAGCAAAATTCCTGAAATTTTAACAGTTGGCTTTCACAGTCCTGTATGAGCCTGCTCCACAGCACCTTcatacctcagttttctcatctgcaaaatgggaacgAGGTCGGCTGCTTCACTTCCTTGCAGACATGCTGTGAAGATCAAATAAGTTAAAGCCTGCTGCataggaggggagggagaagactgGACTGGAGACAGCAGGCAAGGAGATCAGTTAGGAAACCATAGCAGTTGTCTCCTGAGAGATGTCGAGGGATGCAAGAGGTAAGGAGGAAGGATCAGCCAGCAGAACTTAGCAACTTTGTACTTGAGCGTGCATTGGAGCAAGGAGGGTGTGAGTCCTGGAGCCAgagagagctttttatttttatttattttatttatttatttttttaaagattttatttatttatttgacagagagagagacagccagcgagagagggaacacaagcagggggagtgggagaggaagaagcaggctcatagtggaggagcctgacgtgggactcgatcccgtaacaccgggatcacgccctgagccgaaggcagacgcttaactgctgtgccaccccaggcgcccctagagagaGCTTTTTAAAACGGAAATttgtcggggtgcctggctgtctcggTCTGAAGAGCAtgcaacgcttgatctcagggtcatgagttcaagccccacgttgtgcgtagagattacttaagaataaaattaaaatttaaaaaataaaatggaaattcatcTATAACCCGTGATTATAACCCTTTGTGGTTTCCCATCGTCCTTAGGCTGAAGGGAAAACTCCTATGGGGTCCTGTGTGATCTGACCGCTGCTTCTGTCTGGCCTCATCTCTCACcagccctcactttgttctctctcCCCTGAAGTTCCGCTAGCCCCGTGCAAGGCTCACACACACATGGCCATTACGTAAGCTATTCCCTTTTCTCGAAgggctttttccttctctttttgcttAGTAAATGCCTACAAATCCTTAAGTTGAACTCACTCCTCACTCCCTCAGGGAAATCTCCCTGCCTGGGTCCTTAACGTCCTCCTCACCCAGCTCCCAGACCACTCCTTTGTCGCACTTACGACACAGCTGTGAATTTGCATCTCTCCATGGGGTTATTTGATTAAAATCTGTCTTCCCTACTAAGCTGTAAATGCCACAAGGACAGGAGCCAGGTTTGCTTTTTGCCCATCATGGACTGCCTGTCCATCGAAGACGCTGCCTGTCACAGAGTGGACCATTGAAATATAAGCGTGGGCCGGTTGTCCAGCCTCATGCTTTGCAAGGGGCTCCTGACACAAGTTCATGTCTAATTCTGCACGGCCTGaagaagctgaagctcagagagttaTTTACCTAAACTCACACGATTTGAAAAGGTGCAGTAGCGTTCAAAAccactccctctccttcacctACTTTGCAGGTGTCACTCAGATTTCTGAGAAAAGAAGAGTAATTGCTATGGGATCAAAGAACACCTGAGGCTTAAGAAGACCACCCAAGACCCCTGGCTGTCTCTGGAAAACCTCCCTGGCCTCAGAACAGAGGAGCCCACGAATGCAAGGTCTGTAGCTCTGCAGCGCCCTCTGCTGTCCAGCTACTTCCTTGGCCTGGGAGGGAAGCTACGTCCCCTCCTGCCGTGTCCCCATCTGGGGTATCTCCACTGCGCCAGAGCTCACGGAGGCACGGGAGAACACACACAAGCTCTTTCAAAGGTAGAGCAAGGAATACTGcctttctccatttccttaaGTGTCCGGCCTGTAGCCCACGTCCTGGGAAAAAGCACTGAAAATGAAGCTTCAAGCGCAGAAGTATTATCTCTGTATGAGTTggatttgtgtgtctttgttgaaCGGGTGTTGTGCCTACACATATTTCTTTCACTGAGGCCTATCTAGGTGGTGCCTGAAGTGGTAGGGCCCTAGTTTCAAAGGTTTGGGGAGAAAAACTCAGAACCGAAACCGGTGCTCAGCAGTGGCCGTTCAGCAATGGGCTAGGCCTTGACGGTGCAGTGATGAGGGAGACAGGGACCGTCCCTGCCCCCTGGAGCTTGCCGGGTACTTGGAGTCCTAATCACACCATTTCCTGGATGGATGACCAAGAGCAAATAATCTGGTCTTTTTGAACCTGTGTTTCATTGGCGAAAAGGTTTCAATAACAATCCCCCTCCAGGGGCATTTCTGGGGTTAAATGAAAACTTACACAGAAATGCTAAAACACAACACATACGTTAATAGTTATTATTAtgaaaagcttctcaggggaccaaaacaattattattatgtCTTCGTATAGTGTGTTTGTGGCCTTCCGCTAACAGTAACCAGTAAGACCAAGAGCTTGGAATGGGTGTCCTTTCCCCTATGTCCCTCTCTCTCAGCACACAGAATCACAGGGGCCGAGGAGAGAGCTATGCATGCGCCATATGGGTCTGACTCCGCTCACCGGCGTCGTGGCTTTGAGAAGGTCAACTGTGCCAGCCTgcagttttagttttagtttcctTCTCTATCGGAGAAAGGTCCGGGCTAGAACCCATTCCAGTTCTGCCATCACAGGGGTTCTGCTGGGGGGCTGCCCTcaagcccctcctctccctcccattctGATGTTCCCAGTTGGGATCCAACGCAGAACTGTTTGCAGAGCCCACCGGTAAAGCAAGGCGAGTTTCTAGACACCATCACCTGTCCCCTCCTCCATCTAGTCAGGGCTCTGGGACGTCCAAGGTGTAAGGGAGTGGgcagagcaagagaggaagaagccaggagaCAGCTTGTGTATGTGGGACCAGATctccagggggtggggagcacagcaGGGATGGAAGACGGCGGGAGAGGAAGGCGGGAGCTTTGTTCTATGGCTAcctgaaaaaaatccacaccttctggggcgcctgggtggctcagtcagttaagcgtctgcctttggctcaggtcgtgatctgggggtcctgggatcgagccccacatcaagccccacgtcaggctccttgcttggtgaggagtctgcttctccctctgcctctacccctccctgccgcttgtacttctctctctctgtctcaaatgaataaatggaatctttaaaaaaaaaaaaaaaagcactgacaCCCTTCTGGACCCAAGGAGGTGCTAACTCGACCCCCGACCACCAGTTATTGTGTCCGACGAAGGGCAGGATGTGGGGGATAAGAAAACTGGGGGGGCAAGAGAGATTAGGCAGCACCTTGTCATGAAGACAGGAAGACAGGACTTAGGACGACAAAATAAATGtggaagaagcagaagcaaaACTTTGTTCactctcttctccctgtccccaccacacacacacacacacacacacacacacacacacaccattgcTGTGGTTGTTACCCAGAGCTCTGGGTTTGAGTCTCAACTTAAAGTGAGCCGCTAGGTGATCTCGGGtgagtctctgagcctcagtgtctgcatctgtgaaatggggacaagaaTATTGAGCTTCCATACGTGTTCGTGGGGAAGAGTCATTGAGTTAACGCACACGAACAACGGTTCATAAACTGCCACAGTTTGTACAAAGATTGGTTGTGGTTATATGaggctcccttccccacccttgcCACCCCCAATCTCAAATTCCAGTTTGGCAGCACTGTGTCAGGGGGGGTACCGGCAGCCAGAGCGGATTGCCAGGAGCCACAGCTTGGCCCTTCATCATGCCCGTCGCAATTGCTGCCAGGAGGCTGAGTGGAgcagaggggtggagagaggggcacGAGCTCATCCGCGGTTGCTATGGCGCCCCATCCTGGATTTGCCCATCTCTCCTAATGgagcaaagggcagagggagggagggagggagggagaggacgactggtctctttctctcccctcccatttATCTCTCTCTGGAGCtgatgtggggtggggagtgggggaagggagtctAGATGCTGGATGAGAGGCGGAGGGAAGAGGGGTGGTGCCAGGATTAAGAGGGTTTGCAATGAGGGGGTCACactgagagaggaggggcagagcccTCATGCCTCCATCCAGAAGCCAGCTGATGAcgttagagagaaggaaaaacaggcaAGACGGCACAgcgtgagagacagagagagaaagggagagaggaagagagaaagcgaGGATAGGCGGCGTGGAGCCAGCCAGCCTCTGCCTGGGCTCTCCTGAGCCACCAGATCCCCCAGGCAGCCTGGACCCCTGGGGACCCGAGAGCTGCCCTGAGGATGGGCACCAGGGCATTGGTCATGCCCCACCCCGTGTGGGGGCTGCTGGGCTGCTGTTTCCTCTGCAGCTGGGCTCTGGGGGGTCCGcggcccctccgttctctgccaCCTCTGTCCTCCCAAGTCGAACTGGGGTCTGTGCCCACGGGAGTGCCCCCAGAGGGGGCTGAGGCAGCCCTGGCTTTTCTCTACTCTGGAGATGCCCAACAGCTGTGGGGGGCTAATTGCAGTGAGCGCTACGAAGCCCTCGGCGCAGGAGCCAGACCAGGGCTCCCCCCAGTGCTATGGAGGGCAGCAGGCACCCTTGCCCAGGCCGCTAATTTCCTCAACATGCTGCTGCAGGCCAACGACATCCGCGAGTCCAGCGTGGAGGAAGATGTGGAATGGTACCAGGCACTGGTCCGCAGCGTGGCCGAGGGGGACCCAAGGGCATATCGGGCTTTTCTGACCTTTGACCCTCCACCAGGGGCCAGCCACCTGCCCCTGGCCCTGCAGGCCACCCGGAAGGGGGAGGAGACCATCCTTCAGGACTTGTCTAGGAGCAGAGCACAGGTGGAGAGCCCAACCGGGGCCCCGGACACCTCTGCCCTACAGAAGCGCGTGCTGACCAATGACCTAGGGAGCCTTGGCAGCCCCAAGTGGCCGCAGGGGGATGGCTACGTGGGGGACATGCAGCACGTGAAGCTGTCTCCTCCCTTCCTGGAATGCCAGGAGGGCCAGCTCCGTCCTGGCTGGCTTATCACACTTTCTGCCCCCTTCTATGGACTCAAGCCAGACCTCAGCCCAGAGGTCAGGTAAGTAGGTTTGTGCAGGCCTTGACGCATTGGCGGGTacgtgggggtgggggccccGAGTCCAGCCAGCTGTGCGTGGGCCATTTGGCACGCACACATGTATCTGGGGGGCACAGATGCGTCTATTTGCATTCAGCTGTGTCTATTTGCAGTTGACTCTGGGAATCCGTAACTGTCTGTTAACACATTCAGGTGTGAGTGTACATAGTGCGTAGGACTCGATCCACTTTTACGGAGATATATCCATATGTGTGCGTACAGCCGGCCATAGGTCTTGGCCCCAGGTTTGGGTGGTGGGTAGAAGGCAGGAGAGGGCTTTAGTGTGGGTGACAGGGACAGGCCATGCACAACATCTCGGAGGAACCAGGTGGGCATTCCAGGAGTCAAGCCTGCTGCTCTCTAGCAACCGAGAACTATGAAGGGAGGCTTCTCCAAGGGAAGAAAAGTTCTCAGGGTGGGGGAGAAGCTTGGAACCACTCATTGCCCTTTCTGTCTAGGAGTTGACCAGGTCCCCAGGGTCACTCCCAGTGGCTATATTCTTACATCAGGTAGGTTCCAGTCCTGCCCACCCTGACTGGTACTCTTCAAATAACTGACTTCCTCCTTCAGCCGGAATAAAGAGGTGATTGGGAGCCCTGGTGGGAAGGGGCAGCAAATGGGCACGGAACTGCAAGGCAAGGCGACAATCAACATCCTTTCTCCAGCTATGTGTCCCTATTCATTGCTCCCAGCAGGCTTTCCCTCCCGCCAGCCAGCAGCCTGGCCCCTAGTCAGCTCTCCCCACTCAGCCCAGAGCAGGGGTTGGGAGCACTTTGGCCACACAGCTCCATTCCACAGTCCCTTTGCTGTGCTCAGTTCAGATCTGGTTTGGGCAGAGTGAGGGGGTGGTTAATAGCTGAGTTCAGTGcctttgcatgtgtgtgtgtgtgtgtgtgtgtgtgtacacgcagtGGATAAGTGTGAAAATCCATTTCAGACAGATCATCCAAGCCCCAGCTCTCACATGTCTTGACATGCCCCCCTCCGTTTTCCCATTAATAGAAACAGGAAATGCTAGGATGTTGGAAAGCCGAGGGATGTCGGGGAACAACCTACAGAGAACAGTGTTGCCCACAGGAACGGTGAGGATTAGGAGCACTGGAGAAATGGAATGCAGGTGTGTCCTCTTTCCGGACACACTGCAACCACTTTGCTAAAGCTTGCAAAGCTTGCATTGCTCCCTGGTCTGGGGCCCAAGGACACATGTCCACCTCGGCATCCTTCACTGTACCCCTAACTGCCAATTCTCTGCCCTAGGGGGCAGGTGCAGATGGACGTAGATCTTCAGAGCGTGGACATCAATCAGTGTGCCAGTGGGCCAGGCTGGTACTCTAACACACACCTGTGCGACCTCAACAGCACCCAGGTAAGGACGGTGGGGTGGGGCACTCGGGTCCTGCCTCCCTTCGCCTTTCCTATCCCTGCCACCACCCAGCTCCCAGGAGCAGCTGACCAAAACATACCAGCCTCAGGGCTTCAGGGGAATCCCTAGTGATGAGAGAGTCGGAAATGAGAttccagtcttttaaatttttttatttttattttttaaagattttatttatttacttgagatagagagtgtgtgtgtgcacggggtgggaggaggggcagagggacaagcggactccccactgagcaaggagcccatcccaggaccctgagatcatgacctgagctgaagtcagatgcttaacggactaggccacccaggcgccctgagatacCAGGCTATTTAAAAGTGAGGACACttactgtcaaaaaaaaaaaatacttcaataaaaaataaaaactgaaaaaaagaaaattcagaaatgataTGTTGATGGTCATTTCTGAAAAATTCCCAACTCCTCCTGCTTGATACATAATAGGCACTTAaagttgaagaaataataaaaaatatgaatcttggggaaaaaaagtcaggggcgcctagctggctcagtccatacagcatgtgactcttgatctctgggggccttgagttcaagccccacattgggcgtagagcatacattaaaaaaaaaaaaagtgaggacaCTTACAGCCTACTCCCCAGTCCCCCCTGGAGATAGCCCCCCACATTCCTTGGAAATCTCAG from Ursus arctos isolate Adak ecotype North America unplaced genomic scaffold, UrsArc2.0 scaffold_24, whole genome shotgun sequence encodes the following:
- the SOCS7 gene encoding suppressor of cytokine signaling 7 isoform X1 is translated as MQGAELRDGEAAAAAASYRVLSRLLGYGEAAPEPGPPPPPPGHGPPPPPFLARPGPRGSRPPQLMVFRNVGRPPEEEDAEAAPEPGPSELLCPRHRCALDPKALPPGLALERTWGPAAGLEAQLAALGLGQPAGPGVKTVGGGCCPCPCPCPPQPPPPQPQPPAAAPQAGEDPTETSDALLVLEGLESEAESLETNSCSEEELSSPGRGGGGGGRLLLQPPGPELPPVPFPMQDLVPPGRLGRGEPQQPPPPPPPPGPLRPLAGPSRKGSLKIRLSRLFRTKSCNGGSGGGDGAGKRPSGDLAASAASLTDVGGSAGRDLDAGRKPRLTRTQSAFSPVSFSPLFTGETVSLVDVDISQRGLTSPHPPTPPPPPRRSLSLLDDISGTLPTSVLVAPMGSSLQSFPLPPPPPPHAPDAFPRIAPIRAAESLHSQPPQHLQCPLYRPDSSSFAASLRELEKCGWYWGPMNWEDAEMKLKGKPDGSFLVRDSSDPRYILSLSFRSQGITHHTRMEHYRGTFSLWCHPKFEDRCQSVVEFIKRAIMHSKNGKFLYFLRSRVPGLPPTPVQLLYPVSRFSNVKSLQHLCRFRIRQLVRIDHIPDLPLPKPLISYIRKFYYYDPQEEVYLSLKEAQLISKQKQEVEPST
- the SOCS7 gene encoding suppressor of cytokine signaling 7 isoform X2, which produces MQGAELRDGEAAAAAASYRVLSRLLGYGEAAPEPGPPPPPPGHGPPPPPFLARPGPRGSRPPQLMVFRNVGRPPEEEDAEAAPEPGPSELLCPRHRCALDPKALPPGLALERTWGPAAGLEAQLAALGLGQPAGPGVKTVGGGCCPCPCPCPPQPPPPQPQPPAAAPQAGEDPTETSDALLVLEGLESEAESLETNSCSEEELSSPGRGGGGGGRLLLQPPGPELPPVPFPMQDLVPPGRLGRGEPQQPPPPPPPPGPLRPLAGPSRKGSLKIRLSRLFRTKSCNGGSGGGDGAGKRPSGDLAASAASLTDVGGSAGRDLDAGRKPRLTRTQSAFSPVSFSPLFTGETVSLVDVDISQRGLTSPHPPTPPPPPRRSLSLLDAFPRIAPIRAAESLHSQPPQHLQCPLYRPDSSSFAASLRELEKCGWYWGPMNWEDAEMKLKGKPDGSFLVRDSSDPRYILSLSFRSQGITHHTRMEHYRGTFSLWCHPKFEDRCQSVVEFIKRAIMHSKNGKFLYFLRSRVPGLPPTPVQLLYPVSRFSNVKSLQHLCRFRIRQLVRIDHIPDLPLPKPLISYIRKFYYYDPQEEVYLSLKEAQLISKQKQEVEPST
- the SOCS7 gene encoding suppressor of cytokine signaling 7 isoform X3 — encoded protein: MQGAELRDGEAAAAAASYRVLSRLLGYGEAAPEPGPPPPPPGHGPPPPPFLARPGPRGSRPPQLMVFRNVGRPPEEEDAEAAPEPGPSELLCPRHRCALDPKALPPGLALERTWGPAAGLEAQLAALGLGQPAGPGVKTVGGGCCPCPCPCPPQPPPPQPQPPAAAPQAGEDPTETSDALLVLEGLESEAESLETNSCSEEELSSPGRGGGGGGRLLLQPPGPELPPVPFPMQDLVPPGRLGRGEPQQPPPPPPPPGPLRPLAGPSRKGSLKIRLSRLFRTKSCNGGSGGGDGAGKRPSGDLAASAASLTDVGGSAGRDLDAGRKPRLTRTQSAFSPVSFSPLFTDAFPRIAPIRAAESLHSQPPQHLQCPLYRPDSSSFAASLRELEKCGWYWGPMNWEDAEMKLKGKPDGSFLVRDSSDPRYILSLSFRSQGITHHTRMEHYRGTFSLWCHPKFEDRCQSVVEFIKRAIMHSKNGKFLYFLRSRVPGLPPTPVQLLYPVSRFSNVKSLQHLCRFRIRQLVRIDHIPDLPLPKPLISYIRKFYYYDPQEEVYLSLKEAQLISKQKQEVEPST